From Kogia breviceps isolate mKogBre1 chromosome 2, mKogBre1 haplotype 1, whole genome shotgun sequence, one genomic window encodes:
- the RRP12 gene encoding RRP12-like protein: MGRSGKLPSGVSAKLKRWKKGHSSDSNPAISRHRQAARSRFFSRPSGKSDLTVDAVKLHNELQSGSLRLGKSEAPETAMEEEEVAPALTEKSSGTFLSGLSDCTNVTFSKVQRFWESSSAAHKEICAVLAAVTEVIRSQGGKETETEYFAALMTTVEVVESTESLAAVAYLLNLVLKRVPSPVLIKKFSDTSKVFMDIMSAQASSGSTSALRWVLSCLATLLRKQDLEAWSYPVTLQVYHGLLSFTVHTKPKIRKAAQHGVCSVLKGSEFMFGEKAPAHHPAAMSTAKFCIQEIEKSGGSKEVTTTLHMLTLLKDLLPCFPDGLVKSCSETLLRVMTLNHVLVTACAMQAFHSLFHAKPSPGTLPAELNAQIITALYDYIPSENDLQPLLAWLKVMEKAHINLVRLHRDLGLGHLPRLFGTATTCLLSPHSQVVTAATQCLQEILKECVAPHMADIGSVTSSASGPAQYVAKMFRAVEEGLTYRFHASWSSVLQLLCVFFEACGRQAHPVMKKCLQSLCDLRLSPYSPHVAALDRAVGAAVASMGPEVVLEAVPLEIDGSEETLDFPRSWLLPVIRDHVRETRLGFFTAYFLPLATTLKRKAMDLAQAGGTVESKIYDTLQWQIWTLLPGFCTRPTDVATAFKGLARTLGMAISERPDLRVTVCQALRTLITKGCEAEADRAEVSRFAKNFLPILFNLYGQPVAAGDTPAPRRAVLETIKTYLTITEPQLVNGFLEKASEKVLDPASSDFTRLSVLDLVVALAPHADEAAISKLYFTIRPYLESKAHGVQKKAYRVLEEVCASPQGPGARFVQSHLDDLKKTLLDSLRSTSSPAKRPRLKCLIHIVRKLSAEHEEFISALVLEVILCTKEVSVGARKNAFALLVEMGRAFLRFGPNPAEALERYLVLIYPGLVGAVTTVSCSILALTHLLFEFKGLMGTSTMEQLLENVCLLLTSRTRDVVRSALGFIKVAVVVMDVAHLAKHVQLVMGAIGKLSDDMRRHFRMKLRNLFTKFIRKFGFELVRKLLPEEYQKVLVNIRKAEARAKKHRALNQAAVEEEVEEEEPIQGKGDSIEEILADSEDEEDEEEERSRGKEQQRLARQRSRAWLKEGGGDEPLNFLDPKVAQRVLATQPGPGRGKKKDHGFKVSADGRLIIREEEDDNAKMEDEEGAKGEDEEMADLMEDVGIRSKKHQKLKQKEADNEELEMPPQYQAGGSGIHRPVAKKTTPGAEYKAKKAKGDVKKKGRLDPYAYIPLSKTKLNRRKKVKLQGQFKGLVRAAQRGSHVGAKLRRKDQRP, encoded by the exons ATGGGTCGTTCGGGGAAGTTGCCCTCCGGGGTCTCGGCCAAGTTGAAACGCTGGAAGAAAGGCCACAGCAGCGACAGCAACCCGGCCATCTCCCGCCACCGCCAGGCCGCCCGCAGCCGCTTCTTCAGCCGGCCCTCAG GAAAGAGCGACTTGACAGTTGATGCGGTAAAGTTGCATAATGAGCTGCAGTCAGGATCCCTGCGTCTGGGTAAAAGCGAAGCCCCTGAGACTGCCATGGAAGAGGAAGAGGTGGCGCCAGCTCTCACCGAGAAGTCCTCGGGCACCTTCCTGAGCGGCCTCTCCGACTGCACAAACGTCACCTTCAGCAAAGTGCAGCGCTTCTGGGAGTCCAGCTCGGCTGCCCACAAGGAG ATCTGTGCTGTCTTGGCTGCTGTCACCGAGGTGATACGCTcccagggtgggaaggagacagagaCTGAGTACTTTGCTGCCCTG ATGACAACAGTGGAAGTGGTGGAGTCCACGGAATCTCTGGCCGCTGTTGCTTACCTGCTGAACCTCGTCCTGAAGCG CGTGCCCAGCCCTGTGCTCATTAAGAAGTTCTCTGATACCTCCAAAGTCTTCATGGATATCATGTCAGCCCAGGCCAGCAGTGGCTCCACCTCTGCCCTCCGATGG GTCCTCTCCTGCCTGGCCACCCTTCTGCGGAAGcaggacctggaggcctggagctACCCTGTGACCCTGCAGGTGTACCATGGGCTGCTGAGCTTCACCGTGCACACCAAGCCCAAG ATCCGGAAGGCTGCCCAGCATGGAGTGTGCTCCGTCCTCAAGGGTAGTGAATTCATGTTTGGTGAAAAGGCCCCTGCCCATCACCCTGCTGCCATGTCCACTGCCAAGTTCTGCATCCAGGAGATCGAAAAGTCTGGAG GCTCCAAGGAGGTCACCACCACACTGCACATGCTGACCCTGCTGAAGGACCTGCTGCCCTGCTTCCCAGACGGCCTGGTGAAGAGCTGCAGTGAGACTCTCCTCCGGGTCATGACCTTGAACCACGTG CTGGTGACAGCCTGTGCCATGCAGGCCTTTCACAGCCTCTTCCATGCCAAGCCCAGCCCGGGTACCCTGCCAGCAGAGCTCAACGCCCAGATCATCACG GCCTTGTACGACTACATTCCCAGCGAGAATGACTTACAACCCCTGCTGGCCTGGCTGAAGGTCATGGAGAAAGCCCACATCAACCTGGTTAG GCTGCATCGGGACCTGGGCCTGGGCCACCTCCCTCGCTTGTTTGGAACTGCGACAAcctgcctcctctccccccaCTCGCAGGTGGTGACAGCTGCCACCCAGTGCCTTCAG GAGATCCTGAAGGAGTGTGTCGCTCCCCACATGGCTGACATCGGCTCCGTGACCTCCTCGGCCTCAGGCCCTGCCCAGTATGTTGCCAAGATGTTCAG GGCAGTGGAGGAGGGCCTGACGTACAGATTCCACGCATCATGGAGCTCCGTGCTGCAGCTGCTGTGTGTCTTCTTCGAGGCGTGTGGGAGACAGGCCCATCCTGTGATGAAGAAG TGCCTCCAGTCCCTGTGTGACCTGCGCCTCTCCCCCTACTCCCCCCACGTGGCAGCTCTGGACCGCGCAGTGGGCGCTGCTGTGGCCAGCATGGGCCCCGAGGTGGTTTTAGAGGCTGTGCCTTTGGAAATCGATGGCTCTGA agaGACTCTGGATTTCCCTCGGAGCTGGCTGCTGCCCGTCATCCGAGATCACGTCCGGGAAACTCGACTTGGTTTCTTTACCGCTTACTTCCTGCCTCTGGCTACCACCCTGAAGAGGAAAG CAATGGACCTGGCCCAGGCAGGCGGCACAGTGGAGTCCAAGATCTACGACACACTCCAGTGGCAG ATCTGGACCCTCCTGCCTGGGTTCTGCACGAGGCCCACGGATGTGGCCACTGCCTTCAAAGGGCTGGCGCGGACGCTGGGCATGGCCATCAGCGAGCGCCCAGACCTGAGggtcactgtgtgccaggccctgcgcACCCTCATCACCAAGGGCTGTGAGGCGG AGGCCGACCGTGCTGAAGTGAGCCGCTTTGCGAAGAACTTTCTGCCGATCCTGTTCAACCTGTACGGGCAGCCCGTTGCAGCTGGAGACACCCCAGCCCCTCGCCGAGCCGTGCTGGAAACCATCAAAACTTACCTCACCATTACTGAGCCTCAG TTGGTGAATGGTTTCCTGGAAAAAGCCAGTGAGAAGGTGCTGGACCCTGCTAGCTCTGACTTCACCAG ATTGTCCGTCCTGGACCTGGTCGTGGCCTTGGCTCCCCACGCTGATGAAGCCGCCATCAGCAAGCTGTACTTCACCATCCGGCCCTATCTAGAG AGCAAGGCCCATGGGGTACAGAAGAAGGCCTATCGCGTGCTGGAGGAGGTGTGTGCCAGCCCCCAGGGCCCTGGCGCCCGCTTCGTGCAGAGCCACCTGGACGACCTGAAGAAGACCCTTCTGGACTCGCTACGGAGCACCTCCTCGCCCGCCAAGAGG CCCCGTTTGAAGTGCCTCATACATATCGTGAGGAAGCTCTCAGCCGAGCATGAGGAGTTCATCAGTGCCCTCGTCCTGGAG GTGATCCTCTGCACCAAGGAGGTGTCGGTGGGAGCTCGGAAGAATGCTTTTGCGTTGCTGGTGGAGATGGGCCGCGCCTTCCTTCGGTTTGGCCCAAACCCGGCAG AGGCCCTGGAGCGCTACCTCGTCCTGATCTACCCCGGTCTCGTGGGCGCTGTGACCACGGTCAGCTGCAGTATCCTGGCCCTGACCCACCTCCTTTTTGAGTTTAAAG GTCTGATGGGGACCAGCACGATGGAGCAGCTGCTGGAGAATGTGTGCCTGCTCCTGACCTCCCGTACCCGCGACGTGGTCAGATCAGCACTGGGCTTCATCAAGGTGGCAGTGGTCGTCATGGACGTGGCACACCTGGCCAAGCACGTGCAGCTGGTG ATGGGAGCCATCGGGAAGCTCTCAGACGACATGCGGCGGCACTTCCGCATGAAGCTTCGGAACCTGTTCACCAAGTTCATCCGCAAGTTCGG GTTCGAGCTGGTGAGGAAGCTCCTGCCAGAGGAGTACCAGAAAGTCCTGGTGAACATCCGGAAAGCAGAGGCCCGGGCCAAGAAACACCGGGCCCTGAACCAGGCCGCAGtggaagaggaggtggaggaggaggagcccatCCAGGGCAAAGGCGACAG CATCGAGGAGATTTTGGCTGACTCAGAGGatgaggaggacgaggaggaggagaggagtcgGGGCAAAGAGCAGCAGAGGCTGGCCCGCCAGAGGAGCCGGGCGTGGCTGAAGGAGGGTGGCGGGGACGAGCCCCTCAACTTCTTGGACCCCAAGGTGGCCCAGCGAGTCCTGG CCACCCAGCCTGGGCCGGGTCGGGGCAAGAAGAAGGACCACGGCTTCAAGGTGAGCGCCGACGGCCGGCTGATCATCCGTGAGGAGGAGGATGACAACGCCAAGATGGAGGACGAGGAAGGCGCTAAAG GGGAGGATGAAGAGATGGCTGACCTGATGGAAGACGTGGGCATCAGGAGT AAAAAGCACCAGAAGCTCAAGCAGAAAGAGGCTGACAATGAGGAGCTGGAGATGCCCCCTCAGTACCAAG CGGGAGGCTCTGGCATCCATCGCCCTGTGGCCAAGAAGACTACCCCCGGGGCCGAATACAAGGCCAAG AAAGCAAAGGGTGACGTGAAGAAGAAAGGTCGGCTCGACCCCTACGCCTACATCCCCCTCAGTAAAACCAAGCTCAACCGCAG GAAGAAGGTGAAGCTGCAGGGACAGTTCAAAGGCCTGGTGAGAGCTGCCCAGCGGGGCTCCCATGTGGGAGCCAAGCTCCGCAGAAAGGATCAACGACCCTGA